A DNA window from Pseudomonas wuhanensis contains the following coding sequences:
- the aroQ gene encoding type II 3-dehydroquinate dehydratase translates to MATLLVLHGPNLNLLGTREPGVYGATTLAQINQDLEQRARTAGHHLLYLQSNAEYELIDRIHAARGEGVDFILINPAAFTHTSVALRDALLAVSIPFIEVHLSNVHKREPFRHHSYFSDVAVGVICGLGASGYRLALEAALEQLERPATA, encoded by the coding sequence ATGGCGACCCTATTGGTTTTACACGGCCCCAACCTGAACCTGCTCGGCACCCGGGAACCGGGCGTCTACGGTGCAACCACCCTGGCGCAGATCAATCAGGATCTGGAACAGCGGGCGCGCACTGCCGGCCACCATTTGCTCTATCTGCAAAGCAACGCCGAGTACGAATTGATCGATCGCATCCACGCTGCTCGCGGCGAAGGTGTGGACTTCATTCTGATCAATCCAGCAGCTTTTACGCATACAAGTGTCGCATTACGTGACGCGCTGCTGGCAGTGAGCATCCCATTCATCGAAGTGCATTTGTCTAACGTGCACAAACGCGAACCTTTCCGCCATCACTCTTACTTCTCCGACGTTGCGGTGGGAGTGATCTGCGGCCTTGGCGCCAGCGGTTATCGACTGGCTCTGGAGGCCGCCCTAGAGCAGCTTGAAAGACCGGCAACAGCTTGA